Below is a window of Camelina sativa cultivar DH55 chromosome 11, Cs, whole genome shotgun sequence DNA.
ctctctctctcaatctttgAGATCTGAGTGTCTCCCTCTTCACAACCTGTCCTTCATTCTCTTCACaactcttgttttgtttttttttttcaattctcttGAGATTGAAATCATCATCATAGATAAGATTTGATTTGACGTTTCTTTCATCAGatctagtgtttttttttttcaccatcaCGGGATAAATCCAGGTTTGTTCATCGGAATTATCGATATGTTATATAATGAATGATGTTAGATCTATCTGTTTCGTTGATTCTGATTGGATTTGTATGGTTTAGAAATCAATCATGAATCTGATCTCTTTTGTCCTATTTTACGATCGCGCGTGCGTTTCTATTGGTGTGTGATTCATTCGTTCACTTAGCTCGATCGAGCTCCTCTCGTGTAGATCGAGGCTAatgtagtttttttaataatcgaGATGCATGTGTGTATGATtcaatgatttaaaaaattgttaatttttacgtACCGATCTGTAAGAGAATTCTGaattttgtgttgtgttttaatTCTCAAGTATAGGGATCGTGTAAGAAGAACCAATGTATCTAtcatgtttggaaaaaaaaaaaaactttactatGGTTTTCAGAGTGTTTTTATTAGTCTTTGTCTTTTTGATTGTGGTTGTAATAAGTGGTTACCaactttacttttttgtttgttttgtctttgtgtATTAGGTCTTAAGCCAATCACCAAAACATGGCGACTGTGGCAGCAACTGAGAACCAGTGGCTCAAAGGGAGAGTTAAGGCTGTTACCTCCGGAGACTGCTTGGTCATCACTGCTTTGACCCACACCAGATCTGGCCCACCTCCTGAAAAGACCAtcactctttcttctcttatgGCTCCTAAGCTGGTTTGCTTCCaatttcactctcttctttcttttttttactgacATTTATGATTTAGAATTAGgctttctcattctttttttttggtttgtccTTGTTACAGGCTCGCAGGGGAGGGATAGATGAGGCTTTTGCATGGGAAAGCAGAGAGTTTCTGAGGAAGCTTTGTATTGGAAAGGTGCTAACTTGGAACTCTTCAACCACTTATGCTATTTAGGTTATTGAATTGAGtatgtttctttatattaacagtttatgttttttttaaaaaaaaaattgagcagGAGGTTGCTTTCAAAGTGGATTACAAAGTGGAAGCTATTGCTGGAAGAGAATTTGGCTCGGTTTACCTTGGCAACGAAAATGTTGCTAAGCTTGTTGTGCAAAACGGCTGGGCAAAGGTGATAACATTTTTATAGATAGCATTGTCTAAGGTATATATGATGCTTGGATCAGCTTTCTGATTCGATGGGAATGCACAGGTCAGAGCGCCAGGTCAGCAGAATCAGGATAAGGTCAGTCCTTACATTTCAGAGCTGTTACTGCTAGAAGAGCAGGCTCAGCAGGAAGGGCTTGGTCGTTGGAGCAAGGTTGGTCTCTCTTACTCTCTTcctctatatttgttttttttttttcaaaatagttttGACTTGTGTCAGTTTGACATCTGTactcttttcttgatttgttgatCCAGGTTCCTGGTGCTTCTGAGGCATCTATCAGAAATCTTCCTCCTTCTGCCGTTGGGGATTCTGGGAATTTTGATGCCATGGGTCTTTTAGCCGCAAGTAAAGGCAAGCCCATGGAAGGTATCGTTGAGCAAGTCCGTGATGGCAGTACCATCCGGGTTTATCTTCTTCCGGAGTTTCAGTTTGTGCAAGTATTTGTTGCTGGACTCCAGGTATGTAATCttgtttccttgttttttgCTGCACGAGGAGTTAACAATTTCACTTTCATGGTGTAAGAGTGCTTGAAATTTTCTGTGTAGGCTCCCTCGATGGGAAGGAGACAATCTACTCAAGAAGCTGTTGTTGAGCCAGATGTTACAGCAACTCCAAATGGAGATGCTTCTGCTGGTCCTCTAACATCAGCTCAGAGACTCGCTGCCTCAGCAGCATCATCGTCCGTTGAGGTTTCCTCTGACCCTTTTGCAATGGAAGCCAAGTACTTTACTGAGCTCCGTGTGCTCAATAGAGATGTAAGGAGGTTTACATGAAAATTTATTTCACATTTATCTGTATATAACATTTGGATGATCTAAGTTGTGCTGGGTTGTGTAGGTTCGCATTGTTCTTGAAGGCGTGGACAAATTCAACAATCTGATTGGGTCAGTTTATTATTCTGAGGGAGAGACAGTAAAAGACTTGGGGTTGGAGCTTATTGAAAACGTACGTGCCTAAATTAGATGGTTATTTGGTTTTTTACATGATTACATATTGAACTAATTGGTAATAAAAGTTTGGGGTTGCCACAACGTTGCTTGTATAACTACAGATTTCTAGTACCACTAATAATTTGACCTGCGCTTACTTAAGATTTAGTTGGTTGGTCCATTGTAATAGTTTGTAGTTTTCTTGGTAGATTTGGAACATCATTTCTTATATACGGAATCAATTGTAACTATGATTGTTTAATGGTGTTGAGTAAAAGTTATGACACTTGTTACTATTCCTTTTCCTCAGGGCCTTGCTAAGTATGTTGAGTGGAGTGCCAATATGTTAGAGGAAGAAGCTAAAAAGAAGCTGAAAGCTGTTGAACTTCAATGCAAGAAAAACCGGGTTAAAATGTGGGCAAACTATGTCCCTCCAGCTTCCAACTCTAAGGCTATCCATGATCAGAACTTTACCGGAAAGGTAATAATTGCTTTCCCAAATTTCTTGGTAAATATATTGCCTTCCGCCCATTTCACcagttcttagttcttactaGTTTGTACACTGTTCAGGTAGTGGAAGTTGTGAGTGGGGATTGCTTGGTAGTTGCTGATGATGCTATCCCATTCGGGAGCCCAATGGCAGAGCGGAGAGTTTGTCTTTCGAGCATTAGGTCTCCTAAAATGGGAAACCCACGCAGAGAGGAGAAACCTGCCCCTTATGCACGGGAAGCCAAGGAGTTTCTGAGACAAAAGCTTATTGGAAAGCAGGTATTGCATTATGCCTTGTTACTTAAATCATCACGTTGTGCCACACAGGAGTAAGATCATCTGACTTCCTTTTTCCCTGGGGTGCAGGTTATCGTTCAAATGGAATACTCAAGGAAGGTCATCCCAGGTGATGGTGTTGCTACATCTGGAGCTGCTGAGAGGGTCATGGATTTTGGCTCAGTATTCCTTCCATCTCCTACCAAGGCTGATACAGATGTAGCAGCTGCAGCAACTCCTGGAGTGAATATTGCTGAACTCATTATTTCCCGTGGGTTAGGGAATGTTGTTAGACATCGGGACTTTGAAGAGAGGTCAAACCATTACGACGCACTCCTAGCTGCTGAAGCTCGTGCTATTGCTGGCAAGAAGGGGATCCAATCTGCAAAGGATTCTCCAGCCATGCACATTACAGACCTGACTGTGGCCTCAGCCAAGAAGGCTAAAGATTTCCTGCCATCCCTGCACAGAAGCAGGAGAATATCTGCAGTTGTGGAATATGTCCTGAGTGGACATCGGTTCAAGCTATACATCCCAAAGGAAACGTGCAGTATTGCCTTTGCATTCTCTGGTGTCAGATGTCCTGGGCGTGGCGAACCTTATTCAGAAGAAGCTATTGCTTTAATGAGACGTAAGATCATGCAGAGAGATGTCGAGGTAAAATCTGAACATTTTACGCCCATGTTACatctctattttcttttctatgaGTCTTACATATAGTCTCTTATAATTACATAGATCGAAGTTGAAACTGTGGATAGAACCGGTACCTTTTTGGGATCAATGTGGGAAGGGAAGACCAATGCAGGAACATATCTTCTTGAAGCTGGCCTGGCGAAAATGCAGACTGGCTTTGGTGCAGACAGGATTCCGGAAGCTCATATTCTTGAACTGTCAGAGCGATCTGCTAAAAATCAGAAACTGAAGGTAACATTAATACATGATACCTTTTACTAAAGAAATGCATCGNACTCCTAGCTGCTGAAGCTCGTGCTATTGCTGGCAAGAAGGGGATCCAATCTGCAAAGGATTCTCCAGCCATGCACATTACAGACCTGACTGTGGCCTCAGCCAAGAAGGCTAAAGATTTCCTGCCATCCCTGCACAGAAGCAGGAGAATATCTGCAGTTGTGGAATATGTCCTGAGTGGACATCGGTTCAAGCTATACATCCCAAAGGAAACGTGCAGTATTGCCTTTGCATTCTCTGGTGTCAGATGTCCTGGGCGTGGCGAACCTTATTCAGAAGAAGCTATTGCTTTAATGAGACGTAAGATCATGCAGAGAGATGTCGAGGTAAAATCTGAACATTTTACGCCCATGTTACatctctattttcttttctatgaGTCTTACATATAGTCTCTTATAATTACATAGATCGAAGTTGAAACTGTGGATAGAACCGGTACCTTTTTGGGATCAATGTGGGAAGGGAAGACCAATGCAGGAACATATCTTCTTGAAGCTGGCCTGGCGAAAATGCAGACTGGCTTTGGTGCAGACAGGATTCCGGAAGCTCATATTCTTGAACTGTCAGAGCGATCTGCTAAAAATCAGAAACTGAAGGTAACATTAATACATGATACCTTTTACTAAAGAAATGCATCGTCCAGAAAAGCTGAACTTGCTCAACCACATGATGTCACAGATTTGGGAAAACTATGTTGAAGGAGAGGAAGTCGTAAACGGTAACTCTACAGTAGAAACCAGACAGAAGGAAACATTAAAGGTAGAGTTAGCCGTATGTTTCTTTCGACAAGTCATAGTTTCAATGCTAAAACCAATACCTTTAATTTACTCTCATCGCCTCCCACCGCAGGTTGTTGTCACGGAAGTACTTGGAGGCGGTCGATTCTATGTTCAGTCGGTTGGCGATCAAAAAGTAGCTTCGATTCAGAACCAGCTTGCATCTCTGAGTCTTAAAGACGCTCCCATTATTGGATCCTTCAATCCTAGGAAGGGTGACATCGTCCTTGCACAGTTTAGCTTGGATAACTCCTGGAACCGTGCAATGGTAAATTAGCAACTTTCTACATATCCCAAccattctttcttcttttttttactatcACCTATGGTTGTTTATTGTATTTCTTCTTTGTGTTAAGATTGTTAACGGACCTCGAGGAGCAGTTCAGTCTCCGGATGAAAAGTTTGAAGTGTTCTACATCGATTATGGAAACCAAGAAACAGTTCCATACAGTGCAATTCGTCCTGTCGACCCTTCAGTATCTTCAGCACCAGGGCTCGCACAGCTCTGCAGACTTGCCTACATGAAAGTTCCAAGCCTGGAAGAGGACTTTGGTCCTGAAGCCGGAGAGTATTTGCATACGGTAACACTGGGTAGTGGTAAAGAGTTCAAGGCAGTGGTAGAGGAAAGAGATACTTCAGGAGGCAAAGTGAAAGGCCAAGGAACTGGAACCGAGCTCGCTGTAACTCTCATTGCTGTCGATGATGAGATATCTGTGAATGCAGCAATGCTTCAGGTCAGTGCCTCCTCGCCTTGCTCATTTCAACTCCTACAAAACCTTTTtgagttaagacttaagagtatTTGTCATAATCCTGAGAGTGAAATGTGTGGTTATGATCACAGGAAGGAATAGCGAGGATAGAGAAACGCAGGAAATGGGAACCGAAAGACAAGAAAGCAGCTCTTGATGCTCTTGAGAAGTTCCAAGACGAAGCTCGCAAATCTAGGACCGGAATCTGGCAGTACGGAGACATCCAGTCTGATGATGAGGACAGTGTTCCGGTCAGGAAACCGGGTCGCGGCTAGGTTTTTCACACCAGTGAAAACATCATGGTCCAAAAACGCATCATGAAGAGGATGAGAGAATCCATTAGTTTCTCTTTAAATGAGTTAAGAAGCGAGATGGTGTTTGCTTGCAAGCATCAAACTTTTTGTAATGTTTagaattctcttttttttttttttttttcctctcttttcttctttctaatttatcttttttttttttggttataacttTATAGACTTCCAaaagaaattttctatttaGGAGTACGAGAcgattttcttgttctttactattgtttgacaaaagaaacataataaGGGTGATGTAACTTCAGGTTATCAAAGTTGACAACATAAGAGGGACTTTCTCCTTATCGTATGCAACTGTCGTTTTGAGTTTTTGTACTTCTCTCCAGAATCATATTTTCAGCTAATTCAGGTAAGCTTGTGGAACCAATTGAAAAAGGATTTTCATTATCTCAATCAATTCTCCCAacagtaaaagaaaagaaaggtttGAACAACTTTCATTTTAATTTCTTCAGTGGAACGAGTTTTTCTCATTTCCACCAATTGTACAAAGCTATAAAAATGACAATTAGTTGGCGTAcatgatcttttatttttaaagaactTTCTTTATAAAACACTTTTGATCTAGATAAGAAACTTCAATGTTTGGAATTAAACTAGTTCCTTTTAAAAGGGGAagtaagaagaaacagaaactacAATTTGGCCGTCAAGAAACCATCTCACTTACATGTTCCTCCCCACCCCTTTCTTTTCTTCGCTTAAAGGCAAAAAAATACCAAACTTGGTGTTATATAAGGCTACAGCAGAAAACAACATccaacccaaaaccaaaaaaaaaacataagaaaaaaaaaaaatcctgaaaCTTTTCCTTTCACAATCTTCAAACACTACTTAAAAGAAACTTGTTCTAATTATCACGTCTCGGTTGCCTTTTGCGTGGTGCTGCggtttcttccttcttctctgcttcatcCTCACTCTTTGAACTCTCTGCTACTTctggtttcttcttttccacGGGTGCAGCTGCCTATATTTCaccattttcattttaatttataagaagCTTCTTCCCACAATCCAAAAAAGTGCACAAAATTTCTcagagttgttttttttttttacctttttgccACCGAAGATAAGCTTGACGAAGAGCGAGAAAATAACAACCACAATGGAGACGAGAACACCAATTGTTAAGTTTGGTTTTTGCTCAGCTTTCTCAGTAAGTTCCTACAAAAGACACATTTCACATCTCTCTCAATGTCTGAGTCATCATCATAACAATTCAATATCATGGTAAATGAGGGAGGCCTTACCGTGATCTTAGACTTGTAGGCACTTAGGAAAGATAAATCCGCAACCTTGTTCAAGAGGTCAAATACAAACTTCTGCAACATCATCACACATATATGATTGTAAGTATACGAGAAGCttcttttatgtatatataagttaattctGTGGAAAATCAATTTACCTGGTAGCTCTTAAGACCATCCGCAGAGccagcagcttcttcttctgccttttgtttctctttctcatcatcGAATTTGGGTTTCCATGTGGTCTGTCTGTAAGTCTCAGCAACCTTCTCGTCTTTAGCTATCAAGATGTTGTCAAACAAGATACCGTCTTGCATTGTCCAGATCTCTATACCGATGGCTGCAATGGGTTCATAATCTGGTCTGTCTAGCTCAAAGTAGTCAGGGTTAGGGATATCTCTGGGTTTCCAGATTCCCTTGTAAGCTGGGTTATCGATAAGAGGCGAACTCCATTTTCCCTTGTATGCAGGATTCTTCTTCATTGGTCTCTTCCATTCACCACAACCGGGTCCTGCTTCACACTTGGGGTTGTCAATCTTAGGAGCCTCCCACATaccatcttcctcatcatcccAATCTTCAGGCTTGGTTGCCTCGGGGTCATCGACTTCCTCAGGCTCATCATCCAACCATCCTTCGGGTTTCTCAGCTTCCTCATCTTCAATCTCCATAGGTGCATCCTCGTCCCAGTCATCAGGCTTCACAGCATTTGGGTCGGGAATCTTGGCTCTCTCATCCCAGTCTTCTGGCTTCTTGTCTTCAGGGTCAGGGATAGTCTTGGCAGGGATCAATGCAGGCTCAAAGTCTTCACCAGATAGTAAATtggccttcttcttctcctctccatCAACCAAAATTCTAACCTCATTGTCGGGTTTCAAGATGGCAGTGTAGACATGGGAAAGCTTGTCATAAGGAACAGAGGGAGGGAACTTAAGGTGGTGCTCAACGTACTCGCCACTCTTGGGGTTCTTGTGCTTCAAGATGAAATGCACTTTGTTTGTGGCTCCACACTTGTCTGGCCCAAACATAATGGAGTAAGGGGATTCACTATCGAATCCCTGTGGTGTCCATCCAGATTCCTGAGGGCGGAGGTACTTCAAGTAAGCACCACCACACTCAAGCCCTTCCTGGAAACGAACCTCGTACTGAAGAACAACAGTTCCTTCCTTGAGGTTTAGAGGCTCGTCAAGCTCTCTCACAATTCCATATTTCCTAGCCTTCTCGCTTACGAGAAGCCCATAATCTTCATGTCCCTCGCTCTTTGCATGCTTCCATACACCTGAAACAGATGAATGCTGTTAACAAACAAGCTTCTAAGCCAAATTTGGAAATCAACAACAGCTCAACGAAAGACAAAACATGCATAATTTAATCAATGCCTTTGCAAATCTATTCATCAAAACCCAGATTACCTCCACAATAGTCAGATTTGATTCAAAATTATCGATTCGTAAAATTCCTCTATACAATAATGTTTGAGTGCAAACACATCACAGTTTGGAGCAAGATCAGAGAAACATATACTAACTACAATGCAGTAGGTGACAAGGGAGTATACCTTCGTATTCACCATTCTTCGAAACGATCCAGCGACCATCAAACGCCTCATCAAACGATTCATAAAGAACCTAACACAAATCGAGGATCCAAACCAAACGAGAGCTCAAGTTAAAAACAATGATAGATCTAAACCTCCGAATCtagctaaaaaaatatatataaacaaaagaacactAGGAAGATTGAAATTTACCGTTTGATCGTCACAGTAGCAAAGCTTCTGGAACGAAACGAAAGCTAAGAGAAGCAAAAGGACGGAAGATAGTTGCCGTTCTCTCATTCTCGGAATCCTTAGAAGAAGGCAAGAGAGGTAACCTCAAGATAGAGATCTAAATCGGAGAAGTAGATCGGAGAAAAGAGTGATTTTTCAGTTTcatcttaattaaattatatatatattcaatccCGTAGACCCGGTCGAGTGTGTCAATTTGTTGTTTCCACCAATCA
It encodes the following:
- the LOC104726767 gene encoding staphylococcal nuclease domain-containing protein 1-like isoform X2 — protein: MATVAATENQWLKGRVKAVTSGDCLVITALTHTRSGPPPEKTITLSSLMAPKLARRGGIDEAFAWESREFLRKLCIGKEVAFKVDYKVEAIAGREFGSVYLGNENVAKLVVQNGWAKVRAPGQQNQDKVSPYISELLLLEEQAQQEGLGRWSKVPGASEASIRNLPPSAVGDSGNFDAMGLLAASKGKPMEGIVEQVRDGSTIRVYLLPEFQFVQVFVAGLQAPSMGRRQSTQEAVVEPDVTATPNGDASAGPLTSAQRLAASAASSSVEVSSDPFAMEAKYFTELRVLNRDVRIVLEGVDKFNNLIGSVYYSEGETVKDLGLELIENGLAKYVEWSANMLEEEAKKKLKAVELQCKKNRVKMWANYVPPASNSKAIHDQNFTGKVVEVVSGDCLVVADDAIPFGSPMAERRVCLSSIRSPKMGNPRREEKPAPYAREAKEFLRQKLIGKQVIVQMEYSRKVIPGDGVATSGAAERVMDFGSVFLPSPTKADTDVAAAATPGVNIAELIISRGLGNVVRHRDFEERSNHYDALLAAEARAIAGKKGIQSAKDSPAMHITDLTVASAKKAKDFLPSLHRSRRISAVVEYVLSGHRFKLYIPKETCSIAFAFSGVRCPGRGEPYSEEAIALMRRKIMQRDVEIEVETVDRTGTFLGSMWEGKTNAGTYLLEAGLAKMQTGFGADRIPEAHILELSERSAKNQKLKIWENYVEGEEVVNGNSTVETRQKETLKVVVTEVLGGGRFYVQSVGDQKVASIQNQLASLSLKDAPIIGSFNPRKGDIVLAQFSLDNSWNRAMIVNGPRGAVQSPDEKFEVFYIDYGNQETVPYSAIRPVDPSVSSAPGLAQLCRLAYMKVPSLEEDFGPEAGEYLHTVTLGSGKEFKAVVEERDTSGGKVKGQGTGTELAVTLIAVDDEISVNAAMLQEGIARIEKRRKWEPKDKKAALDALEKFQDEARKSRTGIWQYGDIQSDDEDSVPVRKPGRG
- the LOC104726767 gene encoding staphylococcal nuclease domain-containing protein 1-like isoform X1; translation: MATVAATENQWLKGRVKAVTSGDCLVITALTHTRSGPPPEKTITLSSLMAPKLARRGGIDEAFAWESREFLRKLCIGKEVAFKVDYKVEAIAGREFGSVYLGNENVAKLVVQNGWAKVRAPGQQNQDKVSPYISELLLLEEQAQQEGLGRWSKVPGASEASIRNLPPSAVGDSGNFDAMGLLAASKGKPMEGIVEQVRDGSTIRVYLLPEFQFVQVFVAGLQAPSMGRRQSTQEAVVEPDVTATPNGDASAGPLTSAQRLAASAASSSVEVSSDPFAMEAKYFTELRVLNRDVRIVLEGVDKFNNLIGSVYYSEGETVKDLGLELIENGLAKYVEWSANMLEEEAKKKLKAVELQCKKNRVKMWANYVPPASNSKAIHDQNFTGKVVEVVSGDCLVVADDAIPFGSPMAERRVCLSSIRSPKMGNPRREEKPAPYAREAKEFLRQKLIGKQVIVQMEYSRKVIPGDGVATSGAAERVMDFGSVFLPSPTKADTDVAAAATPGVNIAELIISRGLGNVVRHRDFEERSNHYDALLAAEARAIAGKKGIQSAKDSPAMHITDLTVASAKKAKDFLPSLHRSRRISAVVEYVLSGHRFKLYIPKETCSIAFAFSGVRCPGRGEPYSEEAIALMRRKIMQRDVEIEVETVDRTGTFLGSMWEGKTNAGTYLLEAGLAKMQTGFGADRIPEAHILELSERSAKNQKLKIWENYVEGEEVVNGNSTVETRQKETLKVVVTEVLGGGRFYVQSVGDQKVASIQNQLASLSLKDAPIIGSFNPRKGDIVLAQFSLDNSWNRAMIVNGPRGAVQSPDEKFEVFYIDYGNQETVPYSAIRPVDPSVSSAPGLAQLCRLAYMKVPSLEEDFGPEAGEYLHTVTLGSGKEFKAVVEERDTSGGKVKGQGTGTELAVTLIAVDDEISVNAAMLQEGIARIEKRRKWEPKDKKAALDALEKFQDEARKSRTGIWQYGDIQSDDEDSVPVRKPGRG
- the LOC104726768 gene encoding calnexin homolog 1 — protein: MRERQLSSVLLLLLAFVSFQKLCYCDDQTVLYESFDEAFDGRWIVSKNGEYEGVWKHAKSEGHEDYGLLVSEKARKYGIVRELDEPLNLKEGTVVLQYEVRFQEGLECGGAYLKYLRPQESGWTPQGFDSESPYSIMFGPDKCGATNKVHFILKHKNPKSGEYVEHHLKFPPSVPYDKLSHVYTAILKPDNEVRILVDGEEKKKANLLSGEDFEPALIPAKTIPDPEDKKPEDWDERAKIPDPNAVKPDDWDEDAPMEIEDEEAEKPEGWLDDEPEEVDDPEATKPEDWDDEEDGMWEAPKIDNPKCEAGPGCGEWKRPMKKNPAYKGKWSSPLIDNPAYKGIWKPRDIPNPDYFELDRPDYEPIAAIGIEIWTMQDGILFDNILIAKDEKVAETYRQTTWKPKFDDEKEKQKAEEEAAGSADGLKSYQKFVFDLLNKVADLSFLSAYKSKITELTEKAEQKPNLTIGVLVSIVVVIFSLFVKLIFGGKKAAAPVEKKKPEVAESSKSEDEAEKKEETAAPRKRQPRRDN